One part of the Anaeromyxobacter sp. Fw109-5 genome encodes these proteins:
- a CDS encoding alpha/beta fold hydrolase: MTSPPEAQRIEQVLRGVLSDADRRRWESLITRFVDDVVLDYGSPERLTPGQIVSRWRPLLSAFDSTEHVLRDVVVQQDGDRATVRSGFSATHRLAPDAWILEGRYEHEVVRTPRGWRVAVMRMVPGASSGDATLPERAKEQAERSVRAPPAGVRLEHVRFESHGTPLVGTLYVPERLPAGGRASAVVVTGSWITVKEQMSAEYARRLAAEGLVALVFDFRGFGESGGEPRQYESPARKVQDLQSAISFLEKHPAVDPARLALWGICASSGYAAQVATADPRVRALVLVAPWLHDRPLVEAMYGGERGVRERSSKGRAAKERYDGGGEPEYVPAASNTDPAAAMYWEGDALDYYLNPARGAIPEWTNRFAVQSWPEWLELDAVALAPNVKVPTLLVHGDKAAIPDGARRFYAGLQGPKELVWTDAASQFHFYDDPASIAPAIAAGLRHLAAR, from the coding sequence ATGACCTCGCCGCCCGAGGCGCAGCGAATCGAGCAGGTACTGCGCGGCGTCCTTTCCGACGCGGACCGCCGCCGCTGGGAGTCGCTCATCACGCGCTTCGTGGACGACGTCGTCCTCGACTACGGGTCACCCGAGCGCCTCACGCCGGGCCAGATCGTGTCGCGATGGCGGCCGCTGCTGTCGGCCTTCGACTCGACCGAGCACGTGTTGCGCGACGTCGTCGTCCAGCAGGACGGCGACCGCGCCACGGTGCGGAGCGGGTTCTCCGCGACGCATCGCCTCGCGCCGGACGCGTGGATCCTCGAGGGCCGGTACGAGCACGAGGTGGTGAGGACGCCGAGGGGCTGGCGCGTGGCGGTGATGCGCATGGTGCCGGGCGCCTCCTCGGGAGACGCGACGCTCCCCGAGCGAGCGAAGGAGCAGGCGGAGCGGTCGGTGCGGGCGCCGCCGGCCGGCGTACGGCTGGAGCACGTCCGGTTCGAGAGCCACGGCACGCCGCTCGTCGGCACGCTCTACGTGCCGGAGCGGCTTCCGGCCGGGGGGCGGGCGTCCGCCGTCGTCGTGACGGGCTCCTGGATCACCGTCAAGGAGCAGATGTCCGCGGAGTACGCCCGGCGCCTCGCCGCGGAGGGGCTCGTCGCGCTCGTGTTCGACTTCCGGGGCTTCGGGGAGAGCGGCGGGGAGCCGCGTCAGTACGAGTCGCCGGCGCGGAAGGTACAGGACCTCCAGAGCGCGATCTCCTTCCTAGAGAAGCACCCCGCCGTGGATCCGGCGCGCCTGGCGCTGTGGGGTATCTGCGCCAGCTCGGGCTACGCCGCGCAGGTCGCGACGGCGGACCCGCGCGTCCGCGCCCTGGTGCTCGTCGCGCCGTGGCTGCACGACAGGCCGCTCGTCGAGGCGATGTACGGCGGCGAGCGGGGCGTTCGCGAGCGGAGCTCGAAGGGCCGCGCCGCGAAGGAGCGGTACGACGGCGGGGGCGAGCCGGAGTACGTGCCGGCCGCGAGCAACACCGACCCGGCGGCCGCCATGTACTGGGAGGGGGACGCCCTCGACTACTATCTGAACCCGGCTCGCGGAGCGATCCCCGAGTGGACGAACCGGTTCGCGGTCCAGTCATGGCCCGAGTGGCTGGAGCTCGACGCCGTCGCGCTCGCTCCGAACGTGAAGGTGCCGACGCTGCTCGTGCACGGCGACAAGGCCGCCATCCCCGACGGAGCGAGGCGCTTCTACGCCGGGCTCCAGGGTCCGAAGGAGCTCGTGTGGACGGACGCCGCGTCCCAGTTCCACTTCTACGACGACCCGGCGAGCATCGCCCCCGCGATCGCGGCGGGCTTGCGGCACCTGGCGGCTCGCTGA
- a CDS encoding B12-binding domain-containing radical SAM protein, giving the protein MRALLVQARSPTTYWSFESTLPIIRRDATYPPLAIATVAALLPAGWELRLRDLNVAPLDDADLAWADAVLVSGLLVQAPSVREVLRRARAMGRRTVVGGAAVSSAPELFEEADHVFLGEAEGRLDLLVRVLESPAGDSPRLLSPEGDERPDLRLARVPRFDLLELSRYGSHALQFSRGCPFRCEFCDIIELFGRVPRVKTPEQILAELDALLALGARGTLFFVDDNFVGNRRAVASLLPALRAWQERNEFPFVFCTEASVDLAMHPELVTAMVDAGFGQVFLGLETPSRAALAEAGKTQNLRMPQERAVEELTRAGLEVYAGFIIGFDSDGPDIFDRQLAFISNLPIARAMVNVLIALPGTRLWRRLEQEGRLRGVTSGDSFERPNFVPALDERTLLAGYRRLLASLYSPDAYLRRCALHLEQAPLRRGAVAHSVGNGSLATLGRAVWRLGIRSPRRMLFWRLVARALRRGTAALPRAVMFAIVGESLIRYTEEVVLPRLDASLSGLDRARAASLVHPRAEGGGVITATQPHSV; this is encoded by the coding sequence GTGCGCGCCCTCCTCGTCCAAGCCCGGAGCCCGACGACCTACTGGAGCTTCGAGTCGACGCTGCCGATCATCCGGAGAGACGCCACCTACCCGCCGCTGGCGATCGCCACGGTCGCCGCGCTCTTGCCGGCCGGCTGGGAGTTGCGCCTCCGCGACCTCAACGTGGCCCCGCTCGACGACGCCGATCTGGCGTGGGCGGACGCCGTGCTCGTCTCCGGCTTGCTGGTGCAGGCGCCCTCGGTGCGGGAGGTGCTGCGCCGCGCCCGCGCGATGGGCCGGCGCACGGTGGTGGGCGGCGCCGCCGTGAGCTCCGCGCCCGAGCTCTTCGAGGAGGCGGACCACGTGTTCCTCGGCGAAGCCGAGGGGCGCCTCGATCTGCTCGTGCGCGTGCTCGAGTCGCCCGCGGGCGACTCGCCCCGCCTTCTGTCCCCTGAAGGCGACGAGCGCCCGGACCTCCGCCTCGCTCGCGTGCCGCGCTTCGATCTGCTCGAGCTCTCGCGCTACGGCAGCCACGCGCTCCAGTTCTCGCGCGGCTGCCCGTTCAGGTGCGAGTTCTGCGACATCATCGAGCTCTTCGGGCGCGTGCCGCGGGTGAAGACGCCCGAGCAGATCCTGGCCGAGCTCGATGCGCTGCTCGCGCTGGGAGCCCGCGGCACCCTGTTCTTCGTGGACGACAACTTCGTGGGCAACCGCCGCGCCGTCGCGAGCCTGCTCCCGGCGCTGCGCGCGTGGCAGGAGCGGAACGAGTTCCCCTTCGTCTTCTGCACCGAGGCGAGCGTCGACCTCGCGATGCATCCCGAGCTGGTGACCGCCATGGTCGACGCGGGCTTCGGGCAGGTCTTCCTCGGGCTGGAGACGCCCTCGCGCGCCGCGCTCGCGGAGGCGGGGAAGACGCAGAACCTGCGCATGCCGCAGGAGCGCGCCGTCGAGGAGCTGACGCGCGCCGGGCTGGAGGTGTACGCGGGCTTCATCATCGGCTTCGACAGCGATGGCCCGGACATCTTCGACCGGCAGCTCGCGTTCATCTCGAACCTCCCCATCGCGCGGGCCATGGTGAACGTGCTGATCGCGCTCCCGGGCACGCGGCTGTGGCGCCGGCTCGAACAGGAGGGACGCCTGCGCGGCGTGACGTCCGGCGACTCGTTCGAGCGTCCGAACTTCGTGCCCGCGCTGGACGAGCGGACGTTGCTCGCTGGGTACCGCCGCCTGCTCGCGTCCCTGTATTCACCGGACGCGTATCTTCGGCGTTGCGCGCTCCACCTCGAGCAGGCGCCGCTGCGGCGCGGCGCCGTCGCGCACAGCGTCGGCAACGGCTCCCTCGCGACGCTGGGTCGAGCGGTCTGGCGCCTCGGCATCCGCAGCCCTCGCAGGATGCTCTTCTGGAGGCTCGTGGCGCGCGCGCTGCGACGCGGCACTGCCGCCCTCCCGCGCGCGGTGATGTTCGCGATCGTCGGCGAGAGCCTCATCCGCTACACGGAAGAGGTCGTGCTCCCCCGCCTCGACGCCTCGCTCTCGGGGCTCGACCGCGCCCGCGCCGCCAGCCTCGTGCACCCCCGCGCCGAAGGCGGCGGCGTGATCACGGCCACCCAACCGCATAGCGTGTAG
- a CDS encoding acyl-CoA desaturase has translation MKQRAAAYFEAMDRARSGDRAMHAKTAAILGWFAGSYALLLVFGGSSPWLAAALTVSIAFATAGIGFSVMHDANHGAYARSARVNRAWGLSLDFVGASSYLWRFKHNVHHHTYANIDGMDADIDGAPFLRLAATQRLRFLHRYQHAYAWPLYGVLGLKWWFVDDVVDLVRGRIGRLPYPRPRGRELAAFVAGKAVFLTWAILVPAVVFRSGWVAVLFLLGSLVLGIVLATVFQLAHAVPAARFHAAVPGDQRMATGWAEHQVRATVDFAPSNRLLGWYIGGLNFQVEHHLLPDVCHVHYPALAGAVEATCLAHGVPYHSEPTLRAAIAAHWRFLRALGRRPDTPAGCEPAAHVDSPHEDAARCTVRTSRAVSYPWAESLRRMDSYSSGLMTGFRERIQR, from the coding sequence GTGAAGCAGCGCGCCGCCGCGTACTTCGAGGCGATGGATCGCGCGCGCTCCGGCGACCGCGCGATGCACGCGAAGACCGCCGCCATCCTCGGCTGGTTCGCGGGGTCGTATGCGCTGCTGCTCGTCTTCGGCGGGTCGTCGCCGTGGCTCGCCGCGGCGCTCACCGTGTCCATCGCCTTCGCCACCGCGGGCATCGGGTTCTCCGTCATGCACGACGCGAACCACGGCGCCTACGCGCGATCTGCGCGGGTGAACCGCGCGTGGGGGCTCTCGCTCGACTTCGTGGGGGCGAGCTCGTACCTGTGGCGCTTCAAGCACAACGTCCACCACCACACCTACGCCAACATCGATGGGATGGACGCGGACATCGACGGCGCGCCGTTCCTGCGGCTCGCCGCGACGCAGCGCCTGCGCTTCCTCCATCGCTACCAGCACGCCTACGCCTGGCCTCTCTACGGCGTGCTCGGCCTGAAGTGGTGGTTCGTGGACGACGTCGTCGACCTCGTGCGCGGCCGTATCGGGCGGCTCCCGTACCCGCGGCCGCGCGGGCGAGAGCTCGCCGCGTTCGTGGCCGGGAAGGCCGTGTTCCTCACCTGGGCGATCCTCGTGCCCGCCGTGGTCTTCCGCAGCGGATGGGTCGCGGTGCTGTTCCTGCTCGGCTCGCTCGTGCTCGGCATCGTGCTGGCGACGGTGTTCCAGCTCGCGCACGCCGTACCCGCCGCACGGTTCCACGCGGCCGTTCCGGGCGACCAGCGGATGGCGACCGGCTGGGCGGAGCACCAGGTGCGGGCCACCGTGGACTTCGCGCCCTCGAACCGGCTCCTGGGCTGGTACATCGGCGGGCTGAACTTCCAGGTCGAGCACCACCTGCTGCCGGACGTGTGCCACGTGCACTACCCGGCGCTCGCCGGGGCCGTCGAGGCGACGTGCCTCGCCCACGGGGTCCCTTACCACTCGGAGCCGACCCTGCGGGCGGCGATCGCGGCGCACTGGCGGTTCCTACGCGCGCTCGGCCGGCGGCCGGATACGCCGGCCGGGTGCGAGCCTGCCGCCCATGTCGATTCTCCTCACGAGGACGCGGCGCGGTGTACGGTCCGTACGAGCCGGGCGGTGTCATACCCCTGGGCCGAGAGCCTGCGAAGGATGGACTCGTACAGCTCGGGCCTCATGACCGGCTTCCGGGAGAGGATCCAGAGGTAG
- a CDS encoding sigma-54-dependent Fis family transcriptional regulator produces MRATDLDLRELLSFEPGGGVIRFGGERVLLFDAVALGILRRELIDDLGLTAARGILTRFGYAHGRRMAENLRNGFPWASESEWRIAGGRLHMLQGLVVIEQPPAPSATEPAPFAEAIWHESYEAEQHLLHLGQADEPVCWTLAGFASGYLSLANEREVYCVEDRCRGKGDPVCHLVGRFREDWGPSIEAHLSFYDKAQLDSALEGVTAALRTAERRLRARRQELARAAPGAEERKGLVVRSEAMRRVLDLAQRVAKVESTALITGESGVGKERIARLIHEESPRASRPFVAVNCGAVVETLLESELFGHARGAFTGADRERAGMFEAASGGTLFLDEIGEVSAGMQVKLLRALQEKEVRRVGESRSRPVDVRVVAATNRNLTDEVAAGRFRKDLYYRLRVIELRVPALRERPDDILPLARVFLAETAKRMGRKLTGFTPRAADQLVRYEWPGNVREVQNAIERAVALAAGNRIDVEDLPEELRVAMPRPRPTGTTRPLEEVEREYILAAVESAGGNRTRAAADLGIGLATLKRKLKSYAAPTAAASAAPEGRT; encoded by the coding sequence GTGCGCGCGACCGACCTCGACCTGCGGGAGCTGCTCTCCTTCGAGCCGGGCGGAGGGGTCATCCGCTTCGGTGGCGAGCGCGTGCTGCTGTTCGACGCGGTGGCCCTCGGGATCCTCCGCAGGGAGCTCATCGACGACCTGGGCCTGACGGCGGCGCGAGGGATCCTCACGCGCTTCGGCTACGCCCACGGCCGGCGCATGGCGGAGAACCTCCGCAACGGGTTCCCCTGGGCGAGCGAGAGCGAGTGGCGGATCGCCGGAGGCCGGCTCCACATGCTCCAGGGCCTCGTCGTCATCGAGCAGCCGCCCGCGCCCTCGGCGACCGAGCCCGCGCCGTTCGCCGAGGCGATCTGGCACGAGTCGTACGAGGCGGAGCAGCACCTCCTGCACCTCGGACAGGCGGACGAGCCGGTCTGCTGGACGCTGGCCGGGTTCGCGAGCGGGTACCTCTCGCTCGCGAACGAGCGCGAGGTCTACTGCGTCGAGGATCGCTGCCGGGGGAAGGGCGATCCGGTTTGCCACCTCGTAGGGCGCTTCAGGGAAGATTGGGGGCCGAGCATCGAGGCCCACCTGTCCTTCTACGACAAGGCCCAGCTCGACTCCGCGCTCGAGGGCGTGACCGCGGCGCTGCGGACCGCGGAGCGGCGCCTCCGCGCGCGCCGTCAGGAGCTGGCGCGGGCCGCGCCCGGGGCCGAGGAGCGGAAGGGGCTCGTCGTGCGCAGCGAGGCGATGCGGCGGGTCCTCGACCTCGCGCAGCGGGTCGCGAAGGTCGAGTCGACCGCGCTCATCACCGGCGAGAGCGGGGTGGGCAAGGAGCGGATCGCGCGGCTCATCCACGAGGAGTCGCCGCGGGCGTCGCGCCCGTTCGTGGCGGTGAACTGCGGCGCCGTGGTGGAGACGCTGCTCGAGAGCGAGCTCTTCGGCCACGCGCGCGGCGCGTTCACGGGCGCCGACCGCGAGCGCGCTGGGATGTTCGAGGCCGCGAGCGGGGGCACCCTGTTCCTGGACGAGATCGGCGAGGTCTCGGCGGGCATGCAGGTGAAGCTGCTCCGCGCCCTCCAGGAGAAGGAGGTCCGGCGCGTCGGAGAGAGCCGCTCCCGACCCGTCGACGTCCGGGTCGTCGCGGCGACCAACCGCAACCTCACCGACGAGGTCGCGGCCGGCCGATTCCGGAAGGACCTCTACTACCGGCTGCGCGTGATCGAGCTGCGGGTCCCCGCCCTGCGCGAGCGCCCCGACGACATCCTTCCGCTCGCCAGGGTCTTCCTCGCCGAGACGGCGAAGCGCATGGGGCGGAAGCTCACGGGCTTCACGCCCCGCGCCGCAGACCAGCTCGTCCGGTACGAGTGGCCCGGCAACGTGCGCGAGGTCCAGAACGCGATCGAGCGCGCGGTCGCCCTCGCGGCGGGGAACCGGATCGACGTCGAGGACCTGCCCGAGGAGCTCCGCGTCGCCATGCCCCGCCCGCGGCCGACCGGCACCACGCGGCCGCTCGAGGAGGTCGAGCGCGAGTACATCCTCGCCGCGGTCGAGAGCGCAGGCGGCAACCGGACCCGCGCCGCCGCCGACCTCGGGATCGGCCTCGCGACGCTCAAGCGCAAGCTCAAGAGCTACGCGGCGCCCACCGCCGCCGCCAGCGCGGCTCCCGAGGGGCGGACCTAG
- a CDS encoding sensor histidine kinase KdpD: MKAVVAREPDSEGGAVHPGIMRAAHHQGVTGSSRSLEGRSPPTGQPFLRSPAPRLEPTEGANLSGMLHEFLTQHRDAIIERARARVAERRVPLASPAELALGVPMFLSQLTDLLREEQRAPPRGPTATTDERAEEAVGASADEHGNDLLRGGLTVAQVVEGYGDLCQAITEHAARTKAAITVEEYRTLNLCIDVATARAVTAFSDARDRRTEKQETERLGMLAHELRNLLSSAMLAYQALKGGAVGIEGSTGALLGRSLRGLRDVIDRSLAEVRLDATLRNPERVVLAQFIEELEVGAALDAKERGLELSVAHVDRAIAVHADRQLLASAVANLVQNAIKFTRPGGRVSLTVQQESGTMLIHVEDQCGGLAEGHAETMFGPFDRRQANRRGLGLGLKISRDAVEADGGEIRVRNLPGKGCVFTIALPAAA, from the coding sequence GTGAAGGCCGTCGTCGCGCGAGAACCGGACTCGGAAGGGGGCGCCGTCCATCCCGGGATCATGCGCGCCGCGCATCACCAGGGCGTCACCGGGAGTTCCAGATCCCTCGAGGGCCGCTCGCCACCCACGGGACAACCCTTCCTGCGCTCGCCTGCCCCGCGGCTAGAGCCCACGGAAGGCGCTAATCTTTCCGGAATGCTCCACGAGTTCCTGACGCAGCACCGCGACGCGATCATCGAGCGCGCGAGGGCGCGGGTCGCCGAGAGACGAGTGCCCCTCGCATCACCCGCCGAGCTGGCCCTGGGCGTCCCGATGTTCCTCTCGCAGCTGACGGACCTGTTGCGCGAGGAGCAGCGGGCCCCGCCGAGAGGGCCCACGGCGACCACCGACGAACGCGCGGAGGAAGCGGTCGGGGCCAGTGCCGACGAGCATGGTAACGACTTGCTTCGCGGAGGCCTGACCGTTGCACAGGTAGTGGAGGGGTACGGTGACCTCTGCCAGGCGATCACCGAGCACGCCGCTCGGACGAAGGCCGCCATCACCGTCGAGGAGTACCGTACCCTCAACCTGTGCATCGACGTGGCGACCGCGCGGGCGGTGACGGCGTTCTCCGACGCGCGCGATCGTCGCACGGAGAAGCAGGAGACCGAACGGCTGGGCATGCTCGCGCACGAGCTGCGGAACCTGCTGTCGAGCGCCATGCTGGCGTATCAGGCACTGAAGGGCGGGGCGGTGGGGATCGAGGGCAGCACGGGAGCACTCCTCGGACGCAGCTTGCGCGGCCTGCGGGACGTGATCGACCGCTCCCTGGCCGAGGTGCGCCTCGACGCCACGCTCCGGAACCCGGAGCGCGTCGTGCTGGCGCAGTTCATCGAGGAGCTCGAGGTCGGCGCCGCCCTGGACGCGAAGGAGCGGGGGCTGGAGCTGAGCGTGGCGCACGTCGACCGCGCCATCGCGGTTCATGCCGACCGCCAGCTGCTCGCTTCGGCCGTCGCGAACCTGGTGCAGAACGCGATCAAGTTCACCCGTCCAGGCGGCCGCGTCTCGCTGACCGTGCAGCAGGAGTCGGGGACGATGCTCATCCACGTCGAGGACCAGTGCGGCGGCCTGGCGGAGGGTCACGCCGAGACGATGTTCGGGCCGTTCGACAGGCGGCAGGCGAACCGGAGAGGCCTCGGGCTCGGGCTCAAGATCAGCCGGGACGCCGTGGAGGCGGACGGCGGCGAGATCCGCGTTCGTAACCTGCCCGGCAAGGGCTGTGTGTTCACGATCGCCCTGCCCGCGGCTGCCTAG
- a CDS encoding YceI family protein, with translation MANESWQVDGAHSAVNLTVRHMVISKVRGRFTKWDAKLALDTADLARSSVEVEIDASSIDTGVGDRDAHLRSPDFLDAQKYPKLHYRSRRVEAVAKDRLRVVGDLTIRDVTREVVLDVEYGGQGKDPWGNQRVGFTATASLNRKDFGLTWNQALETGGVLVADRVDVEIELQAIRQSATQVA, from the coding sequence ATGGCGAACGAGAGCTGGCAGGTCGACGGCGCGCATTCGGCGGTGAACCTCACCGTCCGGCACATGGTGATCTCGAAGGTGCGCGGTCGGTTCACGAAGTGGGACGCGAAGCTCGCGCTCGACACCGCCGACCTCGCGCGGTCCTCCGTCGAGGTCGAGATCGACGCCTCGAGCATCGACACGGGCGTCGGCGACCGCGACGCGCACCTCCGCTCGCCCGACTTCCTCGACGCGCAGAAGTACCCGAAGCTCCACTACCGGAGCCGCCGCGTCGAGGCCGTCGCGAAGGATCGCCTGCGTGTCGTCGGTGATCTCACCATCCGTGACGTCACCCGCGAGGTCGTGCTCGACGTCGAGTACGGCGGCCAGGGGAAGGACCCGTGGGGCAACCAGCGCGTCGGCTTCACCGCGACGGCGTCGCTCAACCGCAAGGACTTCGGGCTCACCTGGAACCAGGCTCTCGAGACGGGCGGCGTCCTCGTCGCCGACCGGGTGGACGTCGAGATCGAGCTGCAGGCGATCCGGCAGTCCGCGACGCAGGTCGCCTAG
- a CDS encoding AtpZ/AtpI family protein: protein MAASSTLMASVAAFTALGYALDRWMGHTVQWMLVAGSVIGIAVGFIGFFTRVLRADAAARRERACACRAPLPPAHHRPGRRMGHPEPDDRPWVASRVPGR, encoded by the coding sequence ATGGCCGCGTCCAGCACGCTCATGGCGTCGGTGGCGGCGTTCACGGCGCTGGGTTACGCCCTCGACCGCTGGATGGGCCACACGGTGCAGTGGATGCTGGTCGCGGGCTCGGTCATCGGAATCGCGGTCGGGTTCATCGGCTTCTTCACGAGGGTGTTGCGCGCGGACGCTGCCGCGAGGCGCGAGCGTGCTTGCGCCTGTCGAGCGCCCCTGCCGCCCGCCCATCACCGGCCCGGCCGCAGAATGGGCCATCCTGAGCCCGACGATCGTCCCTGGGTAGCCTCCCGAGTCCCGGGTAGATGA
- a CDS encoding triacylglycerol lipase, protein MTKRPRNTVEQLRGASRLAIEAITRVVDLVEAMQHVVGGGPAILGRPLLAPTRVLSAPVYASVRGVTRMVGATLDLALARLASMPGIPEREHDTVLAVLNGVLGDHLEESGNPLAIEMRLRRDGRALELERAALRAAYPDASRKLLVLAHGSCRHDRQWSLPGPDQLAALARELGFTPVHLHYNTGLHVATNGRALAALLERLAGAWPAPVDELAIVGHSMGGLVARSACYVGEAEGHAWRRTLRKLVCIASPHHGAPLERGGHWIDVLLEVSRYSAPLARLGKLRSAGVTDLRFGNVLDEHRDARGRFAPGGDVRRELKLPEGVRCYAIAGTRTPRPGGRLSSDGLVPVDSALGRHRNPRLTLAFTDTWLGFGMSHVAMLSRPELHAVLRSWLSS, encoded by the coding sequence GTGACGAAGCGCCCGCGCAACACGGTCGAACAGCTCCGCGGCGCGAGCCGGCTCGCCATCGAGGCGATCACGCGCGTCGTCGATCTGGTCGAGGCGATGCAGCACGTCGTGGGCGGCGGGCCGGCCATCCTCGGCCGACCGCTCCTTGCGCCGACGCGGGTCCTCTCGGCCCCCGTCTACGCGAGCGTCCGCGGCGTGACGCGGATGGTCGGCGCCACGCTCGACCTCGCGCTCGCCCGGCTGGCCTCGATGCCTGGCATACCGGAGCGAGAGCACGACACGGTCCTGGCGGTGCTGAACGGCGTCCTCGGCGACCACCTCGAGGAGAGCGGGAACCCCCTCGCCATCGAGATGCGCCTTCGCCGCGACGGCCGGGCGCTCGAGCTCGAGCGAGCGGCGCTGCGAGCGGCGTATCCGGATGCCAGCCGCAAGCTGCTCGTCCTCGCGCACGGCTCCTGCCGTCACGATCGCCAGTGGAGCCTGCCAGGGCCCGACCAGCTCGCCGCGCTCGCGCGCGAGCTCGGGTTCACGCCGGTCCACCTCCACTACAACACCGGCCTGCACGTCGCGACGAACGGACGCGCCCTCGCGGCGCTGCTCGAGCGGCTCGCCGGCGCGTGGCCCGCACCCGTCGACGAGCTCGCGATCGTCGGGCACAGCATGGGCGGCCTGGTGGCCAGGAGCGCGTGCTACGTCGGCGAGGCCGAGGGTCACGCCTGGCGCCGCACGCTGCGGAAGCTCGTCTGCATCGCCTCGCCGCACCACGGCGCACCGCTCGAGCGCGGCGGGCACTGGATCGACGTGCTCCTCGAGGTCAGCCGGTACAGCGCACCGCTCGCACGCCTCGGGAAGCTCCGCAGCGCCGGCGTGACGGACCTGCGCTTCGGCAACGTGCTCGACGAGCACCGCGACGCCCGCGGACGCTTCGCGCCTGGAGGCGACGTTCGCCGCGAGCTGAAGCTGCCCGAAGGCGTCCGGTGCTACGCGATCGCGGGGACCCGGACGCCTCGGCCGGGAGGCCGGTTGTCGAGCGATGGGCTCGTTCCGGTCGACAGCGCGCTCGGCCGCCACCGCAACCCGAGGCTGACGCTCGCCTTCACCGACACATGGCTGGGCTTCGGCATGAGCCACGTCGCGATGCTCTCCCGGCCCGAGCTCCACGCGGTGCTGCGGTCATGGCTGTCTTCGTGA
- the ygiD gene encoding 4,5-DOPA dioxygenase extradiol, with product MTPTTSTSPRSASTARAAPMPVVFVGHGSPMNAIEDNVWSRGFRELGRALPRPKAILAVSAHWYVEGTFITGGERPETIHDFYGFPDELSRVQYPAPGHPELARRAVQLVGERRASLSTEWGLDHGTWSVLVHLRPGADVPVVQLSIDARLAPAEHLAIGRALAPLREEGVLVLGSGNVVHNLRHAFGAWQRGETRTPEWARELDEGIARALEHHDADHLVRALATEAGQRSHPTPEHYLPLLYVAGASTSADPVRFPMEGFDMASLSMRSVVLG from the coding sequence ATGACGCCCACGACCTCTACCTCTCCACGGTCCGCCTCCACGGCCCGGGCGGCGCCCATGCCCGTCGTGTTCGTCGGCCACGGCAGCCCGATGAACGCGATCGAGGACAACGTCTGGAGCCGCGGCTTCCGCGAGCTGGGCCGGGCGCTGCCCCGCCCGAAGGCGATCCTCGCCGTCTCCGCGCACTGGTACGTCGAGGGGACCTTCATCACGGGGGGCGAGCGGCCCGAGACGATCCACGACTTCTACGGCTTCCCTGACGAGCTCTCCCGCGTCCAGTATCCGGCGCCGGGCCACCCCGAGCTCGCGAGGCGCGCCGTCCAGCTCGTCGGCGAGCGCCGGGCCTCGCTCAGCACGGAGTGGGGGCTCGACCACGGGACCTGGAGCGTGCTCGTGCACCTGCGCCCTGGCGCGGACGTGCCCGTGGTCCAGCTCAGCATCGACGCCCGGCTCGCGCCGGCTGAGCACCTCGCCATCGGCCGGGCGCTCGCGCCGCTCCGCGAGGAGGGCGTCCTCGTGCTGGGCAGCGGCAACGTCGTGCACAACCTCCGGCACGCCTTCGGCGCGTGGCAGCGGGGCGAGACGCGGACGCCGGAGTGGGCCAGGGAGCTCGATGAGGGCATCGCCCGCGCGCTCGAGCACCACGACGCGGACCACCTCGTCCGCGCGCTCGCGACCGAGGCCGGCCAGCGCTCCCACCCCACGCCCGAGCACTACCTGCCGCTCCTCTACGTCGCCGGGGCGAGCACCAGCGCCGACCCGGTCCGCTTCCCGATGGAGGGTTTCGACATGGCGTCGCTCTCGATGCGCTCGGTGGTCCTCGGATGA
- a CDS encoding hemerythrin domain-containing protein, with protein MNLCPELRRLQAEHARWLAALGPVEHEGRAARLLALWEEEILPHCRREEEVLLPELASRIAEADAVIVFTLGDHLALRRLARELRAAAPTAVRELVAALEEKLAEHLAFEERTLFPALQEELGCDRLAALGAELANHDGGRRGAKEPSPARPRRKEPPP; from the coding sequence GTGAACCTCTGCCCCGAGCTCCGGCGCCTCCAGGCCGAGCACGCCCGCTGGCTCGCGGCCCTGGGACCCGTGGAACACGAGGGCCGCGCCGCGCGGCTGCTCGCCCTGTGGGAGGAGGAGATCCTCCCCCACTGCCGGCGGGAGGAGGAGGTCCTGCTGCCCGAGCTGGCGAGCCGGATCGCGGAGGCGGACGCGGTGATCGTCTTCACGCTGGGCGATCACCTCGCGCTCCGGCGCCTCGCCCGGGAGCTCCGCGCCGCGGCTCCGACGGCGGTGAGGGAGCTCGTGGCGGCGCTCGAGGAGAAGCTCGCCGAGCACCTGGCCTTCGAGGAGCGAACGCTCTTCCCGGCCCTGCAGGAGGAGCTCGGCTGCGATCGCCTCGCCGCGCTCGGGGCCGAGCTCGCGAACCACGACGGCGGCCGGCGGGGTGCGAAAGAGCCATCGCCGGCGCGGCCGAGACGAAAGGAGCCTCCGCCATGA